The DNA sequence CGAAAACTTAGTATGAACGTAAGTCCTTAATAAGGCAATAGTTTTGAAACGTGATATGACTTATTCTTAATACTACGAATGAATTTAAACAACGGTTATTGGTTTACCAAGGAGAAAAATAGAAAGTTCCGCAATTAGCTCGAGTTtttaatttcctatttctccctgtacacaatttttcatcCGTAGTCGTGAATAGGGGTATTCACTCCGCCcagatgaaaaaaattattggaaggCCTGTTGTGCaaaagaagtgaaaagctgAAAATTCGACTTGACTCAAGGCCATAACCTGATCTTAAGAGGCATGGCTTATTAATTGTAGCCTATATTTGTGTGTatcgttttcatttttgaagatatcttttcatcagaatcccttttgaaaatgtacgaccgcaatagcGACCACGAATATGTTAGCTTTAGAAAGACTGAAAAAATTATAACTGCTACAATAAACGAATCTATTTCTTTGAAAGCTAACATTCGTGGTCCTTATTGCAGTcatatattttcgaaaaaggtAAAATACAGTATTTTAAAAAGCACAAAAGTTATTCTACATCTGCAGACAATTGTCTTTTCTGTAAgatataaaaaatcaaaacgttttggtagaaaattcttttgctcggatttatttttatatcgataaaaatagaaaatgttgaaagttcaaagattttcattttgtaagaCTAGACTTTGAGGAGTGATATAAAATAAACGGTACATTTTTAGAGACATgctgtagaacaattttttgctcaaatgAAGAGTGGcattgattgaaaataaaaataaaatacaaaagatTTCGTCTCCTCTCATTTtgattcagacaaattttaagCGATGTGTGTTCGGCTATGATAAACATTGTCCTCGTTATGCCACTTCTAGACCTCAAAGTCTTACAAGAAACGTTTTAAAAGATGCCCTATCACACAGAGACATTCGGACTGTTTTTTTAAGCGAAGGGTGACAACGCCGTCTACAAAAGGTCAATAATAACAAGACGAAAATAGGTTAAAtacttaaataataaaaaaaacttgttaaGTACTTCACTACTAAATACAATCTATGTATGGAAGCATTTCGGCATTTTCTTTGTTGTAAtggataacaaaaaatttcaaaatatttatgaactAAAGGAAATGATTTATATCGGATTTAtccatttttctattttaacaaagaaaaaaaaattatataaattatATATTATGTATACGATACCTTAATCACgtggtgatgatgatgatgattttacacacattcatttttcgataaattgttTCTGTGGAGGATATGGCAAATTGTGCAATTTCTTTCcaacaaattatttactttcatcGTATTCTCTCATAATGTTCTTCATCAAATTATAACACTTTTTTCCGAATTGTTTTATCGACTACATCACTTGTGTTTGAGTCCTTAACAGTCCTCTTTCCACCAATTTCATTACTTCTCTAATTCTTCTAAACGAATTAAAAGGCACACTTTGACATCATGGCAACTATCCAAAATTATTACAAATCTACGAATGATCCTCAGTACagtttattgtttttaatcaatttatcACTATGTGCATTTTTATCTGTCCAGCGCAATTGTAAAATTCTACtggtaaattcaattaaatcttCAACATTAACGCCATCATCACCCAATTGTCAGTCATTAAAAACAACACATTGTTTGTTATACGGGAAAATCAACTTCACCGAAGGAGAGCGTATTGTCGCTACCCATTTTAAAGTCGTCAATGTTGAAGAAGTCCAGATAATTGTCATTGTTTATTGATAAATTCGGATCGTACGAATCCACATCAACGCTGTTACCAATGATGTCTGctgttgttttgttgttgcaaCTGGGAGAATGGATGTGGCGGTGTATTGATTTGTTCGTCCGATACGCCTATTGAACTGAAATCGAAATGGGAAAGAGAATTTTCGAAAGTCTTCGATGTCCATCGGAATTGAGTggaaattattgttgttgttgcagcCATCGAAATTGAAGTTATTGTTAAAACTAGttgattgttgttgttgttgtgctgCTGCTGCTCCATTATCAGTTCATTTAGAGATGGTTGTAAGCTAGGATTCATATCACGTCGATGCGTTTTCGATATAATTCCActtccatttccatttatcAGGAATTTTTAACTGGATTTAGTTGATACTGGTCATCACCTATATCCATACCTATGATATCCATTAACTCCAAATCATcgaaatgttttacatttgaTTGGTGTCCATTGGTGACAATTGGATGACGGCTAGGGATTGTTGCGAGTCCATTTGTTGATTCAGACTCGATACATTATTTTGCTGCTCACTTTTTTGATGATGTAACGACTGTTGTTGCTGCATAAGTTCTTGCTTAGCAGCGCTTGGTCAcgtttttcttgttgttgacGCTCCATGAACAAATCGAAACTGCTGAAGAGTTCTCACAATCCGGTTGCATGGGTGACAtcatttccacattttcaatgttgCTAGAAGCTGGAACGCCTCGTATCATTGTCAGTTTAGGTGGTCCTGAGCTAATTGTCAATTTTGACGGCTGATAAATCATACTCTGAGTCAAATTGATATTTGTTCCTGGTGTTGGGTGTTGCTGGATCGAATACAGCAGTTTCTGGTAGTTctccattttttattaaaatttcgagAACGTCAGTCATAACTTGTGATTTAATGTGATTTTTTCCTGTTTTGTTATTGGCCGCTAACTGTTTGGCAGCCTCTTCGTACTGTGGAAGTGTTTTGTCTGTAGTTTGCCGTTGGAGTGGCGGTGGAGATGTCTGCTGTAGTGGTTGAGAGAGTGCAATACGATTTACAGTTAAGTCAGTCGGTGGAAGAGGAGGTGGTGGAGGTGGAACTGGACCGGATAGCGTTGCTATGGAAGATGATATCGGAGCTGATATTGGAACCAAAATTCCAGGCATGGGTTTTTGTTGCACAGCATTTATGATACGCTTGTTGTCGGTATGTTAACCAGAAAAAGGTTGGTTCCCCATTCCAAACGATTTCTACGTTCTTTTTATTGGCCAATTGAACTGTTGGAGGATTATTGTTAAATGCAAGCTGAATAGGTGGCTTCTCTTCTTTAGGTGCTATGAGAACTGGAGAATTTTGATTGCGAATGATGATATTGCCTgaataataatgaaaagaaaaatcaatttagttACTTAGTAGCtgaattttatctttttgttAGGGCAATTGTTTTTGCTATTGtattttttgagtaaattaaAGTTTGCAAAATGGGTAATATGTATTGGTTGTTCATTCTAAGTCCTTAAGCAGGCAGTAGTTAAAATAAAGGAAATACAATCTTACCTTGGTTCTTTGCTTGTTGAAAAGCCAAGTGTTCTCTTTGAAGCCTCTGTTGATTCTCTAATTGCTGTAACTTCTCTTTCTGAATTTTGGCCTCCAACTGCTGCTTGAATACCATCTTTGATTTATCACTTCGGGCTTCGgcggaacaatattttcactgGGTACAGCCGGAATTGGATGAATTTGACGCATCTGCAGCAGCTCTTCCTGACTTTCACGAAGCTTTCTCTGTAACTCATCAATTTTACGTTGTTGTTCACGTAACAAATCATCATTTTTGAATTGCGGTGTTTGTCTGCCAACCGGACATGGAGAATCAATCTGTTGAACATCCATGCTCTCATGTTCGGATTCGGGTGACAGTGACTGATGAGGAGAATTCATGGCATCCATATCACAAGTTTCGCCTGATATCGACTCATTGGTGGATGTATCTCCTGGCTCCATGAGTAAATGTGGTCGCAGTCTTTCGATTAGTTGAGGCTTCGGACCCGACACaggcaaatttctttttttcaataacaGCTTCAAGTCAGAAACTTTCATCTTTTCCAACTTGCTTATCTCGGAGCTGATGGATTCATTGTAACTCGGAGCTGGACTAGCAGGAATTGATGAGCTAACAGAAGGAGCGGGTGATGGGAGTGGTTGCTGAAGATAACTATTTTGTTGAAGTGCATTGAGTTCAGCTTGCATTATTTTCTGATTCGCTGGAGTCATTGACGAATTTTTATGAAGTCCTTCCAGATATTCAAGCAGAAACGTTTGTTGTTTGAGCAATAATTGATAGGAAGTTTCTTCGTTAACGCTACTTGAAGATGAGCTAGGCTTTTGTGCGCTTGGTGGTCCTTtatattcatgaaatttaataGGCCTGGACTTGGCAACTGGTTTGGTCTTGCACTTCTTTCGGTTCTTGTCTTTTCCAGGAGCGTCCGATTTCTGGCTCTGCGAGGAAGACTGCATAGGACGGCATGTGAACTGAGATGGCGGTGATGAAACTGAAGACAATGGACTCAGCGTTGATGTTGTGGAACTTAATGATACTGGACTGGGAACAAGTGGAAGCAAATTGGAATTACCAACAACTGATTGACATAATTCGGCAAATAGGGTTTGAGGTTTCGGATTTAATTTGAATGGGTTCCGATTTGATAGGTACTGGAggcggtggtggtggtggaggGACGTATGGAGTAGTGATGATAGCTGATTGGAATTTCTGCTGAAGCATTGGAGCTGATTTGACAACAACTTGTCCACCGCTGGTTGGAATTGTTAGTGCCACAGTAACAATGCCCGCCGATGCAGCAGCTGCTTCGATTACATCACTTCTTTGCGGACTCGTTCGTTGATCACCCCTCAGAACTTTGCGAATCGTCCTCAAATTTATGTAACCATGTGGTTGTTGCGGACGACTTAATAATCCCTCACTAGTTGCTTTGAATGAAACCAAACCTTCTTTCACAATTCTTTCTATTGGCTCTTCTGTGtgtaaaatattcttctttaTCAGTTCTAAAGGACCAGGTCGATGagatatttgtgaatttagtTGATCGGCTAATCTAGCTTTCTTCAGCATTCTTTGCTTTTCAGCCAGACTAGGATCGACGTGGCTTTCATCGTGTTCAAGAATATGTCGACGTTCTAATTCCTGGCGATCAGGACgttgtttgaatttttggcCCGAAGAAGATCTCCGGTTTTAGCTCTTTCTAACTGCTTTCTTTGCTCATGCAGAGCTGGCGACGTTTTGAGAGCTGAAGGAAAACAAAGTAAAGAATTAAATTATGTTTGGATgcgttttcaaatcaaaagaatTGGCATTCAATTCGAAtataattaagaaaattgcatGATAAATAAGCCCTCTGAGACTCTCGTAATTTGTATATATATTTACCAATAAATTGTCTATGAATCCACAGACAAAACATGAAACTCCAATTTAAATAAAGCAACGAATCTCTCGTGTTTCTGTGACAAAAGTAAATTGCAAATAACACAATCAACAAGGCATTATATTGACGAATTTCCAACGAACATTTCGAACTGAATTTTTCCTTCGACAATTTAAATCTTTAAAGTTGTTTTCTTGTGTACTGACAAAAGCGTCAACGTTATTTTACCGAGAGcttgaataataaattcgaGAATACATTCAACCGAAATATTggcaaaacaaaatgttaatcaAAGTGGAATAGAAAAAGTATAAGAAGAACTCAATGGAATTACGTTGAAAGAAGATGCGTAAGctctttgaaattttcatattctCTAATAAAAAAGCTCCTATAACATCGTAGATACGTTACCATCATGAATTTATCAATCAGAAGcacttaattttatttagtagtCAATTGGAAAAATACGGTGGGGACTTTATACTGTCAACAAAGGTTCGAATTATGAGGCTTATTTCAGATATGCCCTTAAAATATAAGGTATTTGCAGAGCGTTTTAAGCGTTGATGCAGCCAACTTAAAGATGATACCCAATCTTGCTGTAAACAGGTCGTACTAACGCAAGTTTATATTGTTCTTGTTCTTATTCTTCGTAGCGGCGCTTACAAAAGTCTATACTATGTAAATACGCTTTACACTCCTACACTAACAGAACTAATTTACGAGCTACGGGGAACGAATGACCagaatttcaatcaatttttacatACGTTACCACATAAGTGCAACATTACGATACGTACGTATGTGTTTGTATGGTAACATTGATATCATATGTGGAATGAATTGGATTTAAATTGTTGGATATCATAACTGTATGAGAGTAGAAACCTTCTCcttttcaatacattttcaaatttcgaccATCAGTTGAATATATGTATTTAACATACTTTGATGTACTAAATTTAAACATCTAGTACTTTAAGACAAATTCTATATTAAGTTTGCAGGTTGAAAGAAACATTACGGGATGATAAATGAATACACTAACAGCATTGACTTGCAAAGTTTTAAATTCTATTGGATTAAGTAGAATAAAAAGGTAAATTTATTCATCGTTATTCCATGCAAGTACTATGCAATTTAAATGTGAACCGAGAAATTATGTTTACACTTCAATCTTATGCGCCCTCGGGTACAAACTAATTTTGTTACACGAATATCTCACATTTTGACAAACCAACAAGAACAAGaaatcggatatgcttttgcCATACGTAAAAggacaagaagaagaaaatatctGTCTCAGATAATTTTTAGTATTCTGACGACATTCCCCATCCAGGTTGAAATTTCCCTTAGGCGAATATACTggagataaataaattaaaaatatgaagaTGCAGTTGCTGACATTTTAATGAAGATAAATGTGTATTTGTACTGGCGGTACAGTTGTAAATCTGAAATTTCTGTTACATCTTAATCTATTCAATGTAATTGCAAAACAAATGTATGCGTAACTGAGTTTTTCTTATCCAAGCAAAAGTcaattaaataatattttcctaaaattaaattcgtcTATTTATTTAACATGCGAAATAAGccaaaaacggaaaattggtTTGGATAAAAATTACGAAACGCATCTGTTCCAGCCGTacgattacataaattttgtttatacgagatcgaaatgaaaaaacaaaaaatattttaatgacgCATACGATTCCGATATACTTATATAAAAGTTggtagattttcaaattttatttaaaggaaaaatgcgCATAAAAAGActtgttgaaaattatttacaccATGGCTATAGATCTACATTGGGAAAATGCGAACTAACTCTTAAAACATGTTGAATATATGGAATTTTCACACTAACTAAACTGAAAGTGATGTTTGTGTACGAGTAAATTCTACTCGGTAGAACTACTAATGGATTTTTagacatttgaaattatgGATTCTTGGAATTATTATGAAAGATCCAtatgcaaacaaaaattaagacgTGAGATTGCTTTAATttgtacaatgaaaatatttggtaTGTTCTACGGCGCAACGATGTATTTGAACTTTATTCGACATAATGTGTATAATACTTTTCGGGTTTTTATTTGCAGGAATGAATTACTGATAAGTTTaaacatcttttttctttAGAATGTTAAATCCGAATTCGAATGCCAACGGTTTCGATTTGTTATTGTTATGTGTTTAGAATGTGTTACTTACGTGGCATAATTCCTTGTTCCACCAGTTGATTGATCGGTCGCCTTACCATTAGTTTTACTTTGAGTGCtatgaaaaaatggaaatcaaaaattacattacaaaaaaaaatcgaagaaaaagtaaaaaaaaaaacttgattgAGCAACCATATTAgcgaaattgtaaatattcaCATCTCATGGATACGGATAATTTTGATTGGGTTTCAAACTATAGTTGTTTTTTAATACCTCcgacacgtttacaacaagaaCTTCTTCAACAAGATATGATCAACAATGCATCTTTCTactcaatttttatggtatcgtttaggaaatcaatttttatttacaagaaGCTATTGAAGTAGATACACAtttgaaaacatgaaaatacaTCAACAACCATTTATTTCTTATAAAACTTTATTCAAGAGTGTTTGCAGTGGTTATAGTTGTTTACAAAACATTATAACGACAGTATTGACGTATTATACTTAATAATATCGTTTGTTGAAGGCTGTGTTCATTCAGTAAGGGGGTGCACTGCACTTTCTCAATAACAAGCAAACGATTTAAATGAGACaacgaaaaacatttacaatgaAGCTTTAGTATctgttgatatttttgaacttCGCAAGTTTAATAAGCAATTTGCGTTAAATTCTATCTGTCTGATACCATTCTTAGAAAAAAAAGGATGTCAGTGCACAACGACTACGACTCGACTCAACACTAGTCGGGTTACTTGCTCCTTAAGCTTTACCATTTTCTCTTCAAAATTTCGGACAAG is a window from the Bradysia coprophila strain Holo2 unplaced genomic scaffold, BU_Bcop_v1 contig_703, whole genome shotgun sequence genome containing:
- the LOC119083954 gene encoding uncharacterized protein LOC119083954; this encodes MPGILVPISAPISSSIATLSGPVPPPPPPLPPTDLTVNRIALSQPLQQTSPPPLQRQTTDKTLPQYEEAAKQLAANNKTGKNHIKSQVMTDVLEILIKNGELPETAVFDPATPNTRNKYQFDSEYDLSAVKIDN
- the LOC119083956 gene encoding LOW QUALITY PROTEIN: myocardin-like (The sequence of the model RefSeq protein was modified relative to this genomic sequence to represent the inferred CDS: deleted 3 bases in 2 codons), yielding MAEGDSLGNSAAPSGQPLLSVEDASNTTLTNSMTSRQSPPKAVVDSSPLQAQMDKNKESLKVKLMVRRPINQLVEQGIMPPLKTSPALHEQRKQLERAKTGDLLRAKFKQRPDRQELERRHILEHDESHVDPSLAEKQRMLKKARLADQLNSQISHRPGPLELIKKNILHTEEPIERIVKEGLVSFKATSEGLLSRPQQPHGYINLRTIRKVLRGDQRTSPQRSDVIEAAAASAGIVTVALTIPTSGGQVVVKSAPMLQQKFQSAIITTPYVPPPPPPPPVPIKSEPIQIKSETSNLFAELCQSVVGNSNLLPLVPSPVSLSSTTSTLSPLSSVSSPPSQFTCRPMQSSSQSQKSDAPGKDKNRKKCKTKPVAKSRPIKFHEYKGPPSAQKPSSSSSSVNEETSYQLLLKQQTFLLEYLEGLHKNSSMTPANQKIMQAELNALQQNSYLQQPLPSPAPSVSSSIPASPAPSYNESISSEISKLEKMKVSDLKLLLKKRNLPVSGPKPQLIERLRPHLLMEPGDTSTNESISGETCDMDAMNSPHQSLSPESEHESMDVQQIDSPCPVGRQTPQFKNDDLLREQQRKIDELQRKLRESQEELLQMRQIHPIPAVPSENIVPPKPEVINQRWYSSSSWRPKFRKRSYSN